From Pseudoalteromonas sp. R3, one genomic window encodes:
- a CDS encoding SUMF1/EgtB/PvdO family nonheme iron enzyme — protein MKITLPCSTLILLTICAPTLAGNSPSPIEPIMVTLPAGSFAMGSPDNENSRPVHTVTLPEFSLGKYEVTVREYRRFVEATGFVAPQECYHQLDSWFIGNTPGSWDNNSLTDNDFQPAICVSWAGAKAYVDWLAKTTGKPYRLPSEAEWEYAARGGATSRFYFGDDPKHPSVCQYENTADLSGENELQRTTNSTYVNFVDGFADCVDHATFASVVGMYQPNPYGLHDMLSNVAELQGDCYQDNYQQASENGRAFQSEQCERRSVRGSSWHWNIWPVTRRGSMPEDFAGAAEGFRVALDGPAPKQSKVSRRFQQQLVMAQKQEQRRRDQQFAYPQPVTNLTLSQSNGYATLNWDRSTQKDISGYRIYRNHSAGSMFELIADNVIDTQFTDANASPNVYEYTVVAVRRNLQSNYSNLVTTSGKALSVPGRIEAEYAYAVTGANTARTSDTDGRLNLTGGDGIAEDAQLDYQINVSKSGYYRLSYRIAGPRDGKGFTVKIDDKPISAHTVRGTGGYHDWQTQQGERIYLAAGKHTLKLHSHDTNWKLNWLALHQE, from the coding sequence ATGAAAATCACACTCCCCTGTTCAACACTGATATTGCTGACAATCTGTGCACCGACACTAGCCGGTAACTCCCCCTCCCCCATTGAGCCCATTATGGTGACACTTCCGGCAGGCAGTTTTGCAATGGGCAGCCCTGACAATGAAAACAGCCGGCCCGTTCACACGGTCACACTGCCCGAATTCAGTCTGGGCAAATATGAAGTGACGGTCAGAGAGTACCGACGCTTCGTCGAAGCCACCGGTTTTGTGGCGCCCCAGGAGTGCTATCACCAGCTTGATAGCTGGTTTATTGGCAACACACCGGGCAGTTGGGATAACAACAGCCTGACAGACAACGACTTCCAGCCTGCTATCTGCGTTAGCTGGGCGGGCGCCAAAGCTTATGTAGACTGGCTGGCAAAAACGACCGGGAAGCCCTATCGACTGCCCAGTGAAGCCGAATGGGAGTATGCAGCACGAGGGGGAGCAACAAGCCGCTTTTACTTTGGCGATGACCCTAAGCATCCTTCTGTGTGTCAGTATGAGAATACGGCAGATCTCAGTGGTGAGAACGAGCTACAACGCACCACCAACAGTACTTATGTGAACTTTGTTGACGGATTTGCCGATTGCGTTGATCACGCGACCTTTGCCAGTGTGGTCGGCATGTACCAGCCCAACCCCTATGGTTTGCACGATATGCTCAGCAATGTCGCTGAATTACAGGGTGATTGCTACCAGGACAATTATCAACAAGCCAGCGAGAATGGCCGCGCCTTTCAATCAGAACAATGCGAACGCCGCTCGGTACGGGGCAGCAGCTGGCACTGGAATATCTGGCCGGTTACCCGTCGTGGAAGCATGCCCGAAGACTTTGCTGGTGCCGCCGAAGGGTTTCGTGTCGCACTGGATGGTCCCGCGCCGAAGCAAAGCAAAGTCTCCCGTCGATTCCAGCAGCAACTCGTCATGGCACAGAAGCAGGAGCAACGACGCCGGGATCAGCAGTTTGCCTATCCTCAGCCAGTGACTAACTTAACCCTGTCGCAGAGCAATGGTTACGCCACATTAAACTGGGACCGCAGTACGCAAAAGGATATCTCAGGTTATCGAATCTATCGCAATCACAGCGCAGGCTCGATGTTTGAACTGATTGCAGATAATGTCATTGATACTCAGTTTACCGATGCCAATGCCTCTCCCAATGTATACGAATATACGGTGGTCGCGGTGCGCCGCAATCTGCAAAGTAATTATAGCAATCTGGTCACAACCAGTGGTAAAGCGCTGTCGGTGCCAGGTCGAATCGAAGCCGAGTATGCTTATGCCGTGACTGGCGCAAATACCGCCCGTACTTCAGACACGGACGGACGCTTAAATCTGACGGGCGGCGATGGCATTGCAGAGGATGCTCAGCTTGATTACCAGATCAACGTTAGCAAGAGTGGTTACTATCGTCTTAGTTATCGTATCGCCGGGCCCCGCGACGGCAAAGGGTTTACCGTTAAAATCGATGATAAACCAATCTCTGCGCACACGGTCCGTGGTACAGGCGGATACCATGACTGGCAAACACAACAAGGAGAACGTATTTATCTGGCTGCGGGTAAACATACATTAAAACTCCACTCCCACGACACCAACTGGAAGCTCAATTGGTTAGCACTACATCAAGAATAA
- a CDS encoding DUF1579 family protein, translating to MSKGQFAGNSKITKILNGCVILEEYQAVSGYQGKSLNIFDKQQQQWHQSWTDNAGLLLQLNGNRDNNGMVLQGPGQDSEGKPVLHRITWQPKKNDTVHQHWQSSSNNGKSWQTLFYGIYHKIQ from the coding sequence ATGTCCAAGGGGCAATTTGCAGGCAACAGTAAGATCACTAAAATACTTAATGGGTGTGTTATTTTAGAAGAATATCAGGCTGTTTCCGGCTATCAGGGTAAAAGCTTAAATATCTTCGACAAGCAACAACAGCAGTGGCACCAAAGCTGGACTGACAACGCGGGGTTGCTGCTGCAGCTCAATGGCAACAGAGACAATAACGGCATGGTGTTGCAAGGACCCGGGCAGGACAGTGAAGGAAAGCCAGTTTTACACCGCATTACCTGGCAACCAAAAAAGAACGATACGGTTCACCAGCACTGGCAGTCTTCCAGTAATAATGGCAAATCCTGGCAAACCCTGTTTTATGGTATTTATCATAAGATCCAATAA